The region CTAGTCATTTTAAAATTGAGTTATACATGATCTTGCCACTAGGTGACGCTAAAAACACCGGAGATGGATTTCCCTTCAGTCTGGGTTAGAAGACGTTGAATTTCACAGAATCCAACTATGAACAtttatttgcatatcaaataTAGATTGTGCTAAGATTTTGAATTacgtctgatttaaaaaaaaaaagaaaaaaggtatttGAAGAGGTACTTAGATTTAAACCAGGAACGTCTTAATCTGTAGTCAAATGCTCTAGCACTAAGCTATACCCCCAGTTACCTAGTCTAAACTTCACACTACAGTACTGCAAATGGACAACACTTGTACTgaaagcgcttttttttttttttttttttttttaaaagaagcagacccactcagcttgtttttcttttttgtttgtttttcctgcagGAATACAGCCCTTTATTGTTAATCTCATACTATACTGTACAAAGGGAGAATATAAAATAATCTTCACACTTTGTTATAAAGAATTATTCAAACAGAGAAGGgagcagggggagagggggagagggagagagagggacaaGGGACaagggggagacagagagggaggaaggAACAGGGAGAGTAGGAGAGAGGCCCGGGAGGAGCAGGTAGAGAGAGGGGgcggggagagagggggagagtttCTGCTTCACTGCGTGTAAGGGGAGGGGTAGCTATTCTCCACACACAGCACGATGAGGGGGGTCTGGCAGCGTTCCTCTGTGCTGTCTCTCAGCAGCCTCCCCCCTGGCAGCCTCGTTGCCAGCCCGGTCACATGATCACTCTGACGCCAATCACCACACTGCAGGCCCCGCCCACTCACCCCTATGGGAGAGGAGCCGTGCCAGACTGCTTTGTAAGGCCTAAAGGGAGGAAAGAGTAAGGGAGAGTCAGCGATTTTAGACAGTTCTTAATGATTTTATCTGTGCTGTACCccgctcccctgtgctgtaccctgctcccctgtgctgtaccctgctcccctgtgctgtaccctgctcccctgtgttCTACCCCATTCCCTTGTGTTCTACCCTGTTCCCCCATTCCCAGTGGGAGTGTTACCAGTTTGGATGTGTCCACACATCCCTCCCGTTGAAAGAGTAGAGGGGCAGGCGGGGGGTCATTGGGGGGGTTGAATCCGAAAACAGAGAGCGCCAATTTGGGAACAAGTACTGACcctgtgtgtgaaagagagagagtgaggggagaGATAATATTGACATCTAACCAGCAACcaatcatttattgtttattgtggTGTCTTATGCTGGCACTgaataatgctgaaaaaaaaacttctatgtTGCGTTGTAGTAAATTATGAGTAGTTCTTTATACACGTTGTAGTAAAGAATGAGTATAGTCTATGTTATGAATAAAGTTAGGGTACATTGTGTTAAAGTCAAGTGTGGGTTACATTACAGTAAAATCTGATTCAAGTCTGTGTTACATTTTAGTAATGTTTGAGTAAAGTTTGTATGACACTGTTGCCCCTGCTTACCATGAGGTTGAGGATGGGGTGGGCGGTGCTATCAGAACGCTTGACCAGCGATGCCAGGTTCTGATTGGAGGAGGAGAGAAAGGCTCGGAATGTTCCCTGTAGCCCCGCCTCCTGGGCCTGTCGGAAGCACAGTAGGTCAGCCCCCGGCACACCACTCATAGCACCAGAGAGAGGCTGGTTCAGAGCAGCCAATCGGAGctagggggaggggagagagaggagggcaAGGGAAAGGGAAATAGCAGAGgaaaggagaggggagggggaaagAGGGGGGAGAGTGGatggaggagagagaagaggggcagtggagagagagggtgagatTGCGCTACCCCATATGGTTCTCAGGTGAGTTAACCTACATTGCACAgagctgtgctgtatcacactgaaCGATGCTGCTTACCCCATTAGCAACAGGGACCCAGGGGGACCTGGGCAGACTGGGAGCTGGGACTGGTCTCTGCGCCTCAAAGTGGAGACAAGAACACAACAGGAACACGGGCACATGAGAACACAAGTCTATGCTATGCTGTAAAGTGAGAGTGAGTGGGTGTGTGACTGAGTGAGTGTGAGTGGTGAGTTTGAAAGTGAATGTGTGTGTccgagtgtgagtgtgagtgtgtatgtgtgtgtgtgtgagtgtgtgtgtgtgactgtgaggGACTGTGTGTGTTCGAGTGTgaatgtgtgagtgtgagtgtgagtgagtgttagtatgagtgtaagtgtgtgtgtgtggtgagtgtgagagtgagtgtgagtgtgtgagtgagtgtgagtgcgagtgcgagtgtgtgagtgtgagtgtgtgtgagtgtgagtgtgagagtgtgtgtgtgtgtgtgagtgtatgtgagtGTGTTTTTCACACCTGCATTCCTCCTGACACTGACGACTTGTCTGCAGGGTCCGGTGAGCTCAGGAAATCCTCAAGCTGAAAAACACAGAGAGACAAACGAGTTGGAGCTGCTGGAGCGGTATGGTTGAAACAGTGTCAACAGCAGCTGCTCTACTATTACTATGAGAAGGAGTATTTGCAGTAGCAGCAGGTTCTATTAGCAGTAGGTGCAATGTAGCAGTTGTAGTGTAGTAGCAGCAGGTTGTATTAGTAGTAGGTGTAGTGTAGTAGCTGTAGTGTAGTAGCAGCAGGTTGTATTAGCAGTAGGTGTAGTGTGTTAGTTGTAGTGTAGTAGCAGCAGGTTATATTAGCAGTAGGTGTAGTGTAGTAGCTGTAGTGTAGTAGCAGCAGGTTGTATTAGCAGTAGGTGTAGTGTGTTAGTTGTAGTGTAGTAGCAGCAGGTTGTATTAGCAGTAGGTGTAGTGTAGTAGCTGTAGTGTAGTAGCAGCAGGTTGTATTAGCAGTAGGTGTAGTGTGTTAGTTGTAGTGTAGTAGCAGCAGGTTGTATTAGCAGTAGGTGTAGTGTGTTAGTTGTAGTGTAGTAGCAGCAGGTTGTATTAGCAGTAGGTGTAGTGTGTTAGTTGTAGTGTAGTAGCAGCAGGTTGTATTAGCAGTAGGTGTAGTGTAGTAGCTGTAGTGTAGTAGCAGCAGGTTGTATTAGCAGTAGGTGTAGTGTGTTAGTTGTAGTGTAGTAGCAGCAGGTTGTATTAGCAGTAATGTAGTAGGTGTAGTGTAGTAGCAGCAGGTTGTATTAGCAGTAGGTGTAGTGTGTTAGTTGTAGTGTAGTAGCAGCAGGTTGTATTAGCAGTAGGTGTAGTGTGTTAGTTGTAGTGTAGTAGCAGCAGGTTGTATTAGCAGTAGGTGTAGTGTAGTAGCTGTAGTGTAGTAGCAGCAGGTTGTATTAGCAGTAGGTGTAGTGTGTTAGTTGTAGTGTAGTAGCAGCAGGTTGTATTAGCAGTAGGTGTAGTGTGTTAATTGTAGTGTAGTAGCAGCAGGTTCTATTAGCAGTAGGTGCAATGTAGCAGTTGTAGTGTAGTAGCAGCAGGTTGTATTAGTAGTAGGTGTAGTGTAGTAGCTGTAGTGTAGTAGCAGCAGGTTGTATTAGCAGTAGGTGTAGTGTGTTAGTTGTAGTGTAGTAGCAGCAGGTTGTATTAGCAGTAGGTGTAGTGTAGTAGCAGCAGGTTGTATTAGCAGTAGGTGTAGTGTAGTAGCTGTAGTGTAGTAGCAGCAGGTTGTATTAGCAGTAGGTGTAGTGTGTTAGTTGTAGTGTAGTAGCAgcaggttgtgtgtgtggtgagtgtgagagtgagtgtgagtgtgtgagtgagtgtgagtgcgagtgcgagtgtgagtgtgtgagtgtgagtgtttgtgagtgtgagtgtgagtgtgagtgagtgtgagtgtgtgtgtgtgtgagtgtgagtgtgagtgtgtgtgtgtgtgagtgtatgtgagtGTGTTTTTCACACCTGCATTCCTCCTGACACTGACGACTTGTCTGCAGGGTCCGGTGAGCTCAGGAAATCCTCAAGCTGAAAAACACAGAGAGACAAACGAGTTGGAGCTGCTGGAGCGGTATGGTTGAAACAGTGTCAACAGCAGCTGCTCTACTATTACTATGAGAAGGAGTATTTGCAGTAGCAGCAGGTTCTATTAGCAGTAGGTGTAGTGTAGCAGTTGTAGTGTAGTAGCAGCAGGTTGTATTAGCAGTAGGTGTAGTGTAGTAGTTGTAGTGTAGTATCAGCAGGTTGTATTAGCAGTAGGTGTAGTGTAGTAGTTGTAGTGTAGTATCAGCAGGTTGTATTAGCAGTAGTTGTAGTGCAGTAGTTGTAGTGTAGTATCAGCAGGTTGTATTAGCAGTAGTTGTAGTGCAGTAGTTGTAGTGTAGTATCAGCAGGTTGTATTAGCAGTAGTTGTAGTGCAGTAGTTGTAGTGCAGTAGAGTCAGTACTAGAAACCTGGCTGTGTTACCTTGAGCCGGCTCCAGCCACCTTGCACTCTGATGAAGACGGCTCCCTCCTGCCTCACGAAAACAAGACTGCCCTGTGGCACCAAGGAGGCAGAGCCACGCATCTCAGACACAGAGGAGAATATCCAGCTCTGCagctgagagagggggagaggggagtggagagagggggagagaggagtgcagagagggggagagaaggggaaaggggggagagggggaaagAGGAGTAGAGAGGAGTGGagtgagggggagaggggagttAAGAGTGGAGGGAGCGGGAGGGGAGTGGAGAGGGCgatagggagagagagggggagagggaggggagagagagggagaggggaataGATGGGGAGTGAGGGAAGAGGAGAGATGGGGAGAGGGGAGTggaaagggggagagggggagagagggagagagggggaatCCACTCACCTATCTCTACCcctgggtgagagagagggagagagggggagaggggagttGAGTGGGGGagatggggagagagggagagaggagtgcagagagggggagagggggagagggcgAGAGAGGGTAAGGGAGGACAGCGAAATGTTGTTAGTCCACAGAGAGAGGGAAGCAAACAGACTAGACTAGACagactagacagacagacagacaggtagacacacacacacacacagatacagacagacagacagacacacacagatactgacagacagacacacggagTTACAGATGCGTGCAGACAGACTGACTGACAGACAGCGTTACCATGGCTCCCTGATCCTCTGAGCTGCGCTGTCCTCGCTCTGGACCTGTAGGACCAACGAGACCAGTTCAGTCTcttttttcagttcatttttttttttttcacacatctGATAACAACAAACGCAGCATTACTGAATATCCACACTGACAGCAGGCTCCATAGCTCAGCCTTTACCTATGGGGAGCCATTTGTGCTAAAACTATTAATCAATTCAAGAACtcatttgtcaattcataaatTAATCCGTCAATTCATGTCAGTTCGTCCATCAATTCAGAAATTAATTGGTCAATTCATCCATACGAAAAGCTTGGTGGGCTTTGGGTGAATCGATTGCTCCACAGTTGACCTGCGAgttgtcaatctcgcactgtgccaaaAAGGAGTAACCACTTCTAGCCAATTGGAGCAGGTACTAAAATTGCAACCAATGAGAATCCAGTCTCAAGCAAAACTGCTTCACCCAATAACCTTGCAGCTTATTACTAGAAATTGACTAATTAATTGATGGACAGTTTTGACACAAATGGCACTTTATATTTACCAACCTGGACGATGGCTCTGCCCAGTGTTCAGCTGCAGGAGAGAGAAAGCAGACGTTGGATTGTGTCAAAGAAACAAGAGCCCACAAGTAGCAGATAATCAACAGCGAACGCAAGCTCTATTCATAGGGGAGCCTTACTCTGTCCTTGCAGTGAGGTCGGGGGGGCACAGGGAACACTCtctgtgagaggagagagagacattaAAGTTGTAGTACAGGCTATGTCACATGGTAGTAAAGTATGAGTAAAGTGTGTTATATAGTTGTGagtaaaatatattatgttgCAGTAATGGATGAGTAAAGTCTTTATTACACTGTAGTAAAGTACAATTACAGTGTTGTAGTAAACTCTGAGTAAAGTATGTATTACACTGTAGGAATGTATAAGTAATATTCTATTACATTGTAGTAATGGATGAGTAAATTATGTATTACGTTGTAATAACGGATGAGTAAAGTAAGTATTACACTGTAGTAAACGATGTGTCCTCCTCCGGGTCAGGGGGCCCCGGGGGCCCGGGGGGGCCGGGGGGGCCCCCCCCGGGCCTTGTAGACCCTGAAAGAGAACATGAGAAAGAAGCAGAGTGGAGACACAGTTGTCAACATACAGGATTTCAGAAATGACGTGCAccatttaatataataattactcGTTTATTGGGGTTCCCTGCGGGGGGGCCCAGGGTCTGTCTGGAGTGTCCGGGGGGCCCGGGGGGGCCTGGGGGACCGGGGGGGCCCAGCAGTGCCACTCCGTCTCGCCCCGGGAATCCCTgcagacaaaaacacaaacaccaggaTTACACTGCAGTACAGTGTGGGAAAAGTGTATGATACGTTGTAATAAAGTATAAGTTAAAGTATATTACTTTGTGTAAAGTATGGGTAATGTGTTTTACATAATAATACACGATTAATAAAGTCTGTTACTCTAGTAAAATATGAGTAAAGATTGTTACAGTTGTAGTAAAGTTTGAGTAAAGTGTCTGTTACGTTGTAGTAAAGTTTGAGTAAAGTGTATGTTATGTTGTAGTACCTTTGCCCCGCGCTGGCCTCTCTCTCCTTTGTCtccctagaaaacaaaacagtttgtttctCCCGATTCTGTTTCTTGTAGACGTTTCATCCagaattttaaaacacaacagtgGTAACTGGAACCACTGCCGAAACTTACCAAGATGTCTAATATAAGTTtagattgtgtgtttttattattactactacacctaataatattgtagcgatcttggcCAATGCAGGCAGACACACCACACAGGGCGAGGTAATCCACACGCAGGCGGAGGGCTGgtgtgaacctgggacctctcgcactgaagcatagcaccaataccgctgtacaaaagagccggctcctttgcaaggagtgtatatcgggcttatgtctttgtgtgtgattacattacctaccagccctgctgctgccttcctgcGCTGGCCGAGATTGCTAGATTGGTGTCATCCGTGGGATGCAGGTACCTCAGCACGCACTGTAGCCTGATGAACAAGTGAGGGGTGGAtctgaggctggcaggggagggtgtagcatgcacaggggaaggcaaCATTGTACTCttagtgtattattattgataacaatctataattatttctttatttttaagagTGAAATACCCCTGAGTGGGTTAGTAAGAATCCCTTCTCTCCGACTCACCTTGGCTCCAGTCTGTCCTATTGGCCCTGGGGCTCCTATTGGCCCTGCAGGCCCCTGAATCTTCATCCCCTCTgctcccttctcccctctctctccgcgctcaccctgaaacacacagccattgaaacaagaacacacacaccTCTGTAGATAGAACAGGCAGTTAGTAACATTTTGAAACAATCCTGCATGAGAACTCAATCAATCACACTGAAGGGTGTGTCAGTGTCCCAGTACATTCTATCACTTACTCGTTTATTGGGGTTCCCTGCGGGGGGGCCCAGGGTCTGTCTGGAGTGTCCGGGGGGGCCGGGGGGGCCTGGGGGACCAGGGGGGCCCAGCAGTGCCACTCCGTCTCGCCCCGGGAATCCCTgcagacaaaaacacaaacaccaggaTTACACTGCAGTACAGTGTGGGAAAAGTGTATGATACATTGTAGTAAAGTATAAGTAAAAGTATACTACTTTGTGTAAAGTATGGGCGATGTGTTTTACATAATAATACATGATTAATAAAGTCTGTTACTCTAGTAAAATATGAGTAAAGATTGTTACAGTTGTAGTAAAGTTTGAGTAAAGTGCCTGTTACGTTGTAGTAAAGTTTGAGTAAAGTGTATGTTACGTTGTAGTACCTTTGCCCCACGCTGGCCTCTCTCTCCTTTGTCtccctagaaaacaaaacagtttgtttctCCCGGTTCTGTTTCTTGTAGACGTTTCATCCAGAATTTTAAAACTCAACAGTGGTAACCGAAACTTAAGATCTCAGGTATAgtttttgtattgtaatgtataatgtaagtttacattgtgtgtttttattactaCTGCTAGACCTGATAGtatgaatacaaaaatactgctattttaaaagtttagatattgccactaccactactactgataataataataataataataataataataataataataataataataataaaaaagtataataataacaaaaagtgaGTTGTATATTTATGATAACAGTAAAGATAATAATTTTGATGATATTTTAATGACTACTAATAACTTACAATGtgtaaacacacaaaaatatgATGAACGCTCTGGAATATCCATACTTATGTTTTTATGTGACTGAAAATAATCTAGAACGGTGAGTGGGTGATGATgactataattataaatataataataataataataataataataataaataataataataataataataataataatataacaataaaagtATTGTTATTGATAACAGTATATAATTATACTATTGACTAAAGTCTTTTTCAGTGACACAtgttaaatttatattttatttttaagagtgAAATACCCCTGAGTGGGTTAGTAAGACTCCCTTCTCTCTGACTCACCTTGGCTCCAGTCTGTCCTATTGGGGCCCCTGGGGCTCCTATTGGCCCTGCAGGCCCTTGAATCTTCACCCCCTCTgctcccttctcccctctctctccgcgctcaccctgaaacacacagccattgaaacaagaacacacacaccTCTGTAGATAGAACAGGCAGACCCCTGGATATTACAGCTATCACTTATACAACACTACTCAAATATAGCAGCCCTGCATAACCTTGTACTAAACCAgtgggctggttcattatcttctttGTGCTTCACTACACAGCTTACCTTCTCTCCTTGGTCACCCTTTATACCCTGGGAACAAAAAACAGAGAACCAGACTTCAATACTGAACTCCTCCAGGTCAAGCAGACAATAATTAAGACTACTCCCTTCATCAGTGCTACTGACACTAGAAGAGAGTGaatcaagcagaccagcgttggGCTCTAGTGCTTTCATCAGCGTTCCTGTTATGGATATTTTGGAAGAGTAGTGTAACGGATTTGGAAACTCACCTTGCAGAATAACTCAGAGGTGGTCTCTGGGGGTCCCACAGGCCTTTGCAGACCAGGAAGGCTGGGTGAGCCAGTAGTTCCACTGTCCCCCTTCAAAGGGAAAACCCTGCAATCACTAAAGAGAGCTAacagccagctaattcaatacagtctagtatagagaactcagtgctgtactggggatctgagagccagctaattcaatacagtatagtatagagaactcagtgctgtactggggatctgagagccagctcattcaatacagtctagtgtagagaactcagtgctgtactggggatctgagagccagctaattcaatacagtctagtatagagaactcagtgctgtactggggatctgagagcaagCTAATTCAacacagtctagtatagagaactcagtgatgtactggggatctgagagccagctaattcaatacagtctagtctagagCAAAGTAAAgtgggttttaaaataaaatataagaaatgaAAATCGGACAAACCTTTGGTCCAGGAGGTCCAGCCATACAAGAACAGCAAGTTTCCGAGATCTGGGAAAAACagggaaagaaaaacaatgtgatTCCATTGGAAATACTGGACTTTCACCTGCAAATAATAAGGCTGGGATTCCACAGAGGGGTTCTGTGATTCGACAGACCACAAGAGCAAAACTAGAAGCTGGGACTGGAGCCTGTTATTATAACCTACTTAACATGCGagacaaaaaaatacatcacttCCATAGTTGTCTCCTTTCCTTTGTTttctaagtctatctccacttcatttccacacTGTGTGTCCTCTAGCCCTGGTTTCTGTGATGCACTTAAATTGTACTTCAAAagaactgtataataataataataataataataataataataataataataataataatgatgcaatGATGCAGGCAGGGCAGTGCAGTGTTTTACCTGTGTCGAACTGAGATACTGGGAGAAGGTGGTGGGGTGTGTCCCTAGGACTGCAGGGGTCCCCCGAGGAGAATCTGGGAGTCCCTCTCCCCCGCCTGTAGGTCTGGGGGTGCTCAATGGTAGCCCAGTGGATCCTGTCTCTATTGGGGTGACCCCTGGCTCAACAGGTTTTGAGGTGATCAGGGGTGGCCCAACTGGTTCAGTAGGTTTGGGGGTGGTCAGTCTGTCTAACGCCCCTCTCTCGGATGATTCTGCAGGTGTGGGGCTGACCCTGGGTTCAATCAGTCCCGCAGAGCTCCATGGTGCTGCAGCTGGTTCTGTAGGTTTGGGGGTGACTCCATGATCAGTAGGTTTTTGGGGGGTCAGGGGTGGCGCAGCTGGTTCGGTAGGTTTCGCAGTGGTGAGCTGTACCCCAGCAGATTCTGGAGGTTTAAGACTGACCTCATGTTCTGTAGGTTTGGGGGTGACTCCAGGATCAGCAGTATTTGGCGTGGTCAGCTGTACCCCATCAGACTCTATAGGTTTGGGGGTGCTCAGTGGGGTCATCCTGGGGTCAGTAGGTTTGGGGGTGGTCAGTCTGTCTAACGCCCCTCTCTCGGATGATTCTGCAGGTGTGGGGGTGACCCTGGGTTCAATCAGTCCCGCAGAGCTCCATGGTGCTGCAGCTGGTTCTGTAGGTTTGGGGGTGACTCCATGATCAGTAGGTTTTTGGGGGGTCAGGGGTGGCGCAGCTGGTTCGGTAGGTTTCGCAGTGGTGAGCTGTACCCCAGCAGATTCTGGAGGTTTAAGACTGACCTCATGTTCTGTAGGTTTGGGGGTGACTCCAGGATCAGCAGTATTTGGCGTGGTCAGCTGTACCCCATCAGACTCTATAGGTTTGGGGGTGCTCAGTGGGGTCATCCTGGGGTCAGTAGGTTTGGGGGTGGTCAGTCTGTCTAACGCCCCTCTCTCGGATGATTCTGCAGGTGTGGGGGTGACCCTGGGTTCAATCAGTCCCGCAGAGCTCCATGGTGCTGCAGCTGGTTCTGTAGGTTTGGGGGTGACTCCATGATCAGTAGGTTTTTGGGGGGTCAGGGGTGGCGCAGCTGGTTCGGTAGGTTTCGCAGTGGTGAGCTGTACCCCAGCAGATTCTGGAGGTTTAAGACTGACCTCATGTTCTGTAGGTTTGGGGGTGACTCCAGGATCAGCAGTATTTGGCGTGGTCAGCTGTACCCCATCAGACTCTATAGGTTTGGGGGTGCTCAGTGGGGTCATCCTGGGGTCAGTAGGTTTGGGGGTGGTCAGTCTGTCTAACGCCCCTCTCTCGGATGATTCTGCAGGTGTGGGGGTGACCCTGGGTTCAATCAGTCCCGCAGAGCTCCTTGGTGCTGCAGCTGGTTCTGTAGGTTTGGGGGTGACTCCATGATCAGTAGGTTTTTGGGGGGTCAGGGGTGGCGCAGCTGGTTCGGTAGGTTTCGCAGTGGTGAGCTGTACCCCAGCAGATTCTGGAGGTTTAAGACTGACCTCATGTTCTGTAGGTTTGGGGGTGACTCCAGGATCAGCAGTATTTGGCGTGGTCAGCTGTACCCCATCAGACTCTATAGGTTTGGGGGTGCTCAGTGGGGTCATCCTGGGGTCAGTAGGTTTGGGGGTGGTCAGTCTGTCTAACGCCCCTCTCTCGGATGATTCTGCAGGTGTGGGGGTGACCCTGGGTTCAATCAGTCCCGCAGAGCTCCATGGTGCTGCAGCTGGTTCTGTAGGTTTGGGGTTGACCCTGGTCTCTGTCGTGGTGTCTCCCTCGTTGATTGATGGGGTGAacccttcctcctctccttcaTTCATTGATGGGGTGAccccttcctcctcttcctcattgTGTGTTGGGTCGACCCCTTTGTTGATTTCTGGGGTGCTCTGCACTCCCCCTGGCAGTGCTGGGGCTGCTCCGGCTGTGCTGAGTTTGGGGGTCCCCTGCTGGGGTGTGGTGGTCCGGGGGTTCTCGTCAATGCTCACGACGATGTTCCACAAAATAGCTTTGGACACGAGCAGGAGGAGCACGGACGTGCCACAG is a window of Polyodon spathula isolate WHYD16114869_AA chromosome 12, ASM1765450v1, whole genome shotgun sequence DNA encoding:
- the LOC121323968 gene encoding collagen alpha-1(XV) chain-like yields the protein MSGVPGADLLCFRQAQEAGLQGTFRAFLSSSNQNLASLVKRSDSTAHPILNLMGQYLFPNWRSLFSDSTPPMTPRLPLYSFNGRDVWTHPNWPYKAVWHGSSPIGVSGRGLQCGDWRQSDHVTGLATRLPGGRLLRDSTEERCQTPLIVLCVENSYPSPYTQ